Proteins from a single region of Spirochaetota bacterium:
- a CDS encoding substrate-binding domain-containing protein, producing MRTPIRILRKKSSLSGAPQYLCEAEIAVDSGVNERLLRYGLGYFITHRSAAELLKKGIFRGYSGLLGGLPWSKRAECDAWERIANERPCVFLSSLPFWEGANCVTTDEHASIHALAEHLYHCGHRAIGYVAARCEGYSHERFRAYRNAMHTLGLPVRQAWVHGFDVLSGRAQRDLVSAARLSGKRYERVMSRVFEQVILDGTTAVMFEVDSLAHQFCAFAEHRGIRIGHDIAVTGFDDIRDARGMFRKLSATIAQDFFGIGRAGADMLHGIITGKRPTVGQRALVPGKLIVRKATSCLAGIRSGAGIDAAIRDHIEEHSAESSLPRTIASAFDMTRAAFARNFKRLFRQSLVRYINDVRLARAENLVAAGHRSFSHIAIMCGFSSQQLFTMLFRKRYGTSPRDYRNMKAAGNEYR from the coding sequence ATGAGAACGCCGATACGCATACTCAGAAAAAAAAGCTCCCTCTCGGGTGCCCCGCAGTATCTGTGCGAAGCGGAGATCGCTGTCGACAGCGGTGTGAACGAACGGTTGCTCCGATATGGTCTTGGGTACTTCATTACGCATCGATCCGCAGCAGAGCTGCTGAAAAAAGGCATATTCCGCGGATATAGCGGGCTTTTGGGCGGTCTGCCATGGTCGAAACGGGCGGAATGCGATGCATGGGAGCGTATCGCGAACGAACGCCCCTGTGTGTTCTTGAGTTCCTTGCCGTTCTGGGAAGGCGCGAACTGTGTGACGACTGATGAACATGCTTCCATACACGCGCTTGCGGAGCATCTCTATCACTGCGGTCACCGCGCGATCGGCTATGTCGCTGCACGCTGCGAAGGGTATTCCCATGAACGCTTCCGCGCGTACCGTAATGCCATGCATACGCTCGGGCTTCCTGTACGGCAAGCCTGGGTACATGGATTTGATGTATTATCGGGACGAGCGCAGCGTGATCTTGTTTCCGCTGCCCGGCTTTCGGGAAAGCGATACGAACGCGTCATGTCCCGCGTATTCGAACAGGTGATCCTTGACGGAACGACGGCGGTCATGTTCGAGGTCGATTCGCTTGCCCATCAGTTCTGCGCTTTCGCCGAACACCGCGGTATTCGCATCGGCCATGATATTGCCGTAACAGGGTTCGACGATATCCGCGATGCACGCGGGATGTTCCGAAAGCTGTCCGCTACCATAGCGCAGGATTTCTTCGGTATCGGTCGGGCCGGGGCCGATATGCTCCATGGGATCATCACCGGCAAGCGTCCGACAGTCGGCCAGCGTGCGCTTGTACCGGGGAAACTTATTGTACGAAAGGCGACAAGCTGTCTCGCAGGCATCCGCAGCGGCGCAGGCATCGATGCAGCTATCCGTGACCACATAGAGGAGCATAGCGCTGAAAGCAGCCTCCCGAGGACCATTGCATCGGCGTTCGATATGACACGCGCTGCGTTTGCCAGGAATTTTAAACGTCTTTTCAGACAAAGCCTCGTGCGGTATATCAATGATGTAAGGCTTGCACGGGCGGAGAACCTCGTTGCCGCAGGGCATCGTTCGTTCAGCCATATAGCCATCATGTGCGGATTCAGCAGTCAGCAGCTCTTTACGATGCTTTTCCGCAAGCGGTACGGCACATCGCCGCGCGACTATCGGAACATGAAGGCAGCGGGGAATGAGTATCGATAG
- a CDS encoding glycosyltransferase family 39 protein yields the protein MKKRLISEALYIGAFLALAVFFFFKNLGFENILSMGDTIPWLNQSLQDVMRAGFSYLWDSSYYMASRGVPIFLKPSSLLLLIFPAQHYPQVSLMVHLFIAGYGMFLFLRQMKLVLPAAFFGAIAFMFTNDTLSLILPGHLGKFETFAFYPLVLYFLHRAMDENRMRFFPFAGAFLGIAFLGGEVQVSLYFAVLLCFYFFYLLYRKKGDATLAAYLKEQRPAVIKDVLGYVSLGVVAILFTMQ from the coding sequence ATGAAAAAAAGGCTGATATCGGAAGCATTGTATATCGGAGCGTTCCTCGCTCTCGCCGTATTCTTTTTCTTCAAGAATCTCGGGTTCGAGAACATCTTGTCCATGGGCGACACGATACCATGGCTCAATCAGAGCCTTCAGGATGTCATGCGCGCCGGTTTCTCCTACCTGTGGGACAGTTCGTATTATATGGCCTCTCGCGGTGTGCCGATATTCCTCAAGCCGTCATCGCTTCTCCTCCTGATCTTCCCTGCACAGCATTATCCGCAGGTGTCGCTCATGGTGCATCTCTTTATCGCCGGTTACGGGATGTTCCTGTTCTTACGGCAGATGAAGCTTGTGCTCCCCGCGGCGTTCTTCGGCGCCATAGCGTTCATGTTCACCAACGATACGCTCTCGCTCATACTCCCCGGCCATCTCGGCAAATTCGAGACGTTCGCGTTCTATCCATTGGTGCTCTATTTCCTCCATCGTGCGATGGACGAGAACCGCATGCGTTTTTTTCCGTTCGCCGGCGCCTTCCTCGGCATTGCCTTTCTCGGCGGTGAGGTGCAGGTATCGTTATATTTCGCCGTGCTCCTTTGTTTCTATTTCTTCTATCTGCTGTATAGAAAGAAAGGAGATGCAACGCTCGCAGCATATCTGAAGGAACAGCGGCCGGCTGTCATTAAGGATGTTCTGGGCTACGTATCCCTCGGTGTGGTGGCGATACTGTTCACCATGCAGTAG
- a CDS encoding YfhO family protein: MWSFPPEEIADFAAPGLFGFYSGAQTHPYWGRMGFIEGKTSWNNFKHGTENAGLIAVVLALFAVIVFRRKEEWFWGTAALIVLIASFGRYFPPLFGAIYSLPFMESFRNPNKFIHIFTLALSVLSAFGFHYFVEVLRKKERDDMLTAFNAKELSSLRIFNVVVYALVVIGFFFAAFAVMNQSGSAASFAQRWGEAAGQAMAKNVATYAARFFFMAVLVASMVSFFLTMRSTVKVWEKAAAPAAFIALSILMYIRDTNDVLFLVVPVIASAAFAVVAFATTLERFFFRALTVLCVVVLAVDLWYTGQFFVITQDHDEMYRSNRIVRILEERRMGGTIDRTRFLSRNGILNHFVTHTFPKYGIPLFDAPAMRTMRGEYERFFRRFGIQDALQFHPRFYQLLNIRYLMSDFAVNSAFSAYITNLDQLPIGNGQTVFLYDTAFARPRFEMASGVYIAKDFDAALEALAGDRFDLTRTAVVYGADADSVSNTKFIPATRVGLTGFEYKHNAVQIRCASDGPVVVVVKDMYHPDWNAYVDGKRVRLMRANCVSMGVLVGAGEHDIQLKYEPRTLLILLWISAALWLLFIGGLALHFITEYRKGRG; this comes from the coding sequence ATGTGGTCATTCCCGCCCGAAGAGATCGCGGATTTCGCCGCACCGGGATTGTTCGGCTTCTACTCGGGCGCACAGACGCATCCGTACTGGGGCCGCATGGGATTCATCGAAGGCAAGACATCGTGGAATAATTTCAAGCATGGCACGGAGAATGCGGGGCTTATCGCCGTCGTCCTTGCGCTTTTCGCCGTCATCGTGTTCCGCCGCAAGGAGGAATGGTTCTGGGGAACGGCCGCGCTCATCGTGCTCATCGCATCGTTCGGCCGCTATTTTCCGCCCCTGTTCGGCGCTATCTACAGCCTCCCGTTCATGGAGTCGTTCCGTAACCCGAACAAATTCATCCATATCTTCACGCTCGCGCTTTCGGTGCTCTCGGCGTTCGGCTTCCATTATTTCGTCGAGGTGCTCCGGAAAAAAGAGCGCGATGATATGCTCACCGCGTTCAATGCGAAGGAGTTGTCATCGCTCAGGATATTCAATGTCGTCGTCTATGCGCTCGTCGTTATCGGCTTTTTCTTCGCCGCGTTCGCCGTCATGAACCAATCGGGCTCGGCGGCTTCGTTCGCTCAGCGCTGGGGCGAGGCTGCGGGTCAGGCCATGGCGAAGAACGTCGCCACCTATGCCGCGCGTTTCTTCTTCATGGCGGTGCTTGTGGCATCCATGGTGTCGTTCTTCCTTACGATGCGGAGCACGGTGAAAGTATGGGAAAAGGCGGCCGCTCCGGCGGCGTTCATAGCGCTTTCCATACTCATGTACATCCGCGATACGAACGATGTGCTGTTCCTCGTCGTACCGGTCATCGCATCCGCGGCGTTCGCCGTCGTCGCGTTCGCAACCACGCTCGAGCGCTTCTTTTTCCGGGCGCTTACGGTGCTCTGCGTGGTCGTGCTCGCCGTCGATCTCTGGTACACCGGCCAGTTCTTCGTCATTACGCAGGACCACGATGAGATGTATCGTTCCAACCGCATCGTCCGTATACTGGAAGAGCGCCGCATGGGCGGCACGATAGACAGGACGCGCTTCCTTTCGCGCAACGGCATACTCAATCACTTCGTGACGCATACATTCCCCAAGTACGGCATACCGCTCTTCGATGCCCCCGCCATGCGTACCATGCGCGGCGAATACGAACGCTTCTTCCGACGTTTCGGCATTCAGGATGCGCTGCAATTCCATCCGCGATTCTATCAATTGCTGAATATCCGGTATCTGATGAGCGATTTCGCGGTGAACTCCGCGTTCTCGGCGTATATCACCAATCTCGATCAGCTTCCCATCGGCAACGGGCAGACCGTGTTCCTCTACGATACGGCGTTCGCCCGTCCGCGGTTCGAGATGGCATCCGGCGTGTATATCGCGAAGGATTTCGACGCGGCGCTTGAAGCGCTCGCGGGCGACCGTTTCGACCTGACGCGTACGGCCGTAGTGTACGGGGCCGATGCCGACAGCGTATCGAACACGAAATTCATCCCGGCGACGCGCGTGGGACTTACCGGTTTCGAGTACAAACATAATGCGGTACAGATACGATGCGCTTCCGATGGACCGGTGGTGGTGGTCGTGAAGGACATGTATCATCCGGACTGGAACGCGTATGTCGACGGCAAACGCGTACGGCTTATGCGTGCGAACTGCGTGTCCATGGGCGTACTCGTGGGCGCGGGGGAACATGACATACAGCTTAAGTATGAGCCGAGGACGCTTCTCATACTGCTCTGGATATCGGCGGCGCTGTGGCTTCTCTTCATCGGCGGCCTTGCGCTCCATTTCATCACCGAGTATCGCAAGGGGAGGGGATAA